In Drosophila simulans strain w501 chromosome 3R, Prin_Dsim_3.1, whole genome shotgun sequence, a single window of DNA contains:
- the LOC6728469 gene encoding uncharacterized protein LOC6728469: MESPLLPKANNNLGMDKMSSSLNSSTMEDTTPSDSGVQLLDSENSDVMVESICSYEENVRPMPLPLVDPNSNVTAAPDESMTISECSTFDTTEKIVYRRKVHKASSASKTPKKRVSFHEDILKNTRTDNIHIEHGFITYKNGRKLAFANSAGVAGAPGRYSWCPDRERPEGPNELSAAGREDDGEEATGGGGARRKRHLVYRNACSDVLDYDNIFDTDEAPGLHYDTSGVFEYGPATQKQEEQPQLYKCVCSSSNSSLDSDEQDKNSNANRKQYEQAKSSSCDCIGMSNANNNLIGDNCYYSEPNIGDADSPKVKSVWNKEKKPKSSCLKKTKLHTNVILEQDLNGRMKKFNVHDIKHQLLDNSSKMIFGSLKSIFTMPLPERGVPEGSEDLQAVVECVPELEQTPEHKSRPLAESPPLKAKPFLSKSLDGSKQAQQVKKFVHNVDEQLRHKNEDDGASSTEASPMESKQSLMLHRQEKFDKETVPMGSAQGEFRSKFIINCESTVFEHTGVSYETGDLQSELSSGIQHTSVASLLEQNTPIAEPAASQIKKSFLDAPIAKTFSNFFRSFKDSTSTAATPVAKDEQAVTDSYFASKIAKPQQQAPAAGKLQRNFSSSTISEPSSNTNTSSNHQIAMNPQLGNAERQSRHLPSPLKKRGQPLQPPRYYDQQHPHQSRSLHSPSAYLAAGRGGPGGSGRDSKSTILSEEFDDILTITTTDTTNARSMDSDLVIVDYTDVDYAHLLKPPAPAAKTSLINRFLRNVTQKKIMETSIRKNNFFADKLRTEQRHAGSDLYVKGARPKNYELIDDLNAEIAMEIEMCGTNSPRRELAISLDNDFQGNLSNFELGIGEISIDVFNGKSLLNLKQSNEQLMKAFKLYTGYSVDGIMTPVLVLLTDKTLYVVNMDRNSLCVKFVLAYKDLDVILMGPFGNTVLLSNSNRDMQQVLLAGGPYPAGSLVANLELCARRSGSTLPAVGQLTLEHLAPLQAFVRANSCVGGAEHWMFYAVVNVPAGGSMRVESPSELLGPSMKGFLMHRRLRQTISTSAANRIFWQPGYFLLKAGVLYMFNDSTQRLPSWAMALAECQGARRTVKSERPHCFEITLKGEVLQMAAPDEYVASEWLQALLQSASGLLVQEEKHKTLGCTLIVTENHLITLREDFSAPLRKISQQADNNAAVQENKESLLEEDVLSVFETSSLMGSTISTPTRGTQHSYSSLSSTPTKQTNEAAAPKEIVASPEKSQRMTSVYGKNSGLAILTCADIKEMTGIKITSRSETWWCILEFSCQEAPLENQDDLVIFFASSMEMQRFLRLLEQLWQSKNNDLFPITILDDGDSLAEQYNKLYMDTNRAWEPLLSAALG, from the exons ATGGAATCCCCTCTGTTGCCCAAGGCCAACAACAATCTGGGCATGGACAAGATGAGCTCCAGCTTGAACAGCAGCACCATGGAGGACACCACGCCCAGCGATTCGGGAGTACAACTCCTTGACTCGGAAAACAGCGATGTGATGGTGGAGTCCATTTGCTCCTACGAGGAAAACGTGAGACCGATGCCCCTCCCTTTGGTGGATCCCAACTCCAATGTGACTGCAGCGCCGGATGAGTCTATGACCATTAGCGAGTGCTCTACGTTCGACACCACAGAGAAGATTGTATACCGTCGTAAAGTGCACAAAGCTTCGTCCGCCTCCAAAACTCCCAAAAAGCGAGTGTCCTTCCACGAGGACATACTGAAGAACACTCGTACCGACAACATTCACATTGAGCATGGCTTTATCACCTACAAGAACGGACGAAAGTTGGCCTTCGCTAACTCAGCGGGCGTGGCCGGCGCTCCAGGACGATATTCCTGGTGTCCGGATCGGGAACGTCCGGAGGGACCTAATGAACTCAGTGCCGCTGGCAGGGAAGACGATGGCGAGGAGGCtaccggcggaggaggcgccAGGCGAAAGAGACATCTGGTCTACCGAAATGCCTGCTCGGATGTGCTGGACTACGACAACATTTTTGACACGGACGAAGCGCCTGGTCTGCACTATGACACCTCAGGTGTCTTTGAGTACGGCCCTGCGACCCAAAAACAGGAGGAGCAACCCCAACTTTACAAATGCGTGTGCAGCAGCTCCAACTCAAGTTTGGATTCCGACGAACAGGACAAAAACTCCAATGCGAATCGCAAGCAGTATGAGCAGGCTAAGAGTAGCTCCTGTGATTGCATTGGAATGAGCAATGCTAACAACAACCTGATCG GTGACAATTGCTACTATTCAGAGCCCAATATCGGAGATGCTGACAGTCCCAAAGTCAAGTCCGTATGGAATAAGGAGAAGAAGCCGAAGTCCAGCTGCTTAAAGAAAACTAAGCTACATACAAATGTCATTCTCGAACAGGATCTCAATGGGCGGATGAAAAAGTTTAACGTGCACGACATTAAGCACCAGCTACTCGACAACAGTAGCAAGATGATATTTGGATCGCTAAAGAGCATCTTTACCATGCCATTGCCGGAGCGCGGAGTTCCCGAGGGCTCCGAGGACCTGCAGGCGGTAGTGGAGTGCGTCCCTGAGCTGGAGCAGACACCAGAGCACAAATCGCGGCCACTGGCCGAGTCACCACCTCTTAAAGCTAAGCCATTCCTCAGCAAGAGTCTCGACGGCAGCAAGCAGGCACAACAAGTTAAGAAATTCGTGCACAACGTTGATGAGCAATTGCGGCATAAGAACGAAGACGATGGTGCCAGCTCCACGGAAGCCTCGCCGATGGAGTCAAAACAGTCACTGATGTTGCATCGCCAAGAGAAATTCGATAAGGAAACAGTGCCAATGGGCAGCGCACAGGGCGAGTTCCGCAGCaagtttataattaattgtgAGAGCACTGTTTTCGAGCACACCGGAGTATCCTACGAGACGGGGGATCTGCAATCCGAACTCTCATCCGGTATTCAGCACACCAGTGTAGCCAGTCTGCTCGAGCAAAACACTCCCATCGCAGAGCCGGCCGCTAGTCAAATTAAGAAATCATTTTTGGATGCTCCCATTGCCAAGACGTTTAGTAATTTCTTTCGAAGCTTCAAAGACAGCACAAGTACCGCTGCAACACCAGTTGCAAAGGACGAGCAGGCAGTCACAGATAGCTATTTTG CTTCAAAAATCGCTAAGCCGCAGCAACAAGCACCAGCCGCGGGCAAGCTTCAGCGGAACTTTTCCTCATCCACCATATCCGAACCTAGTTCGAAcaccaacaccagcagcaaccaTCAAATCGCAATGAATCCGCAGCTGGGCAACGCGGAGCGTCAGTCTCGTCACCTTCCTTCGCCGCTCAAGAAGCGTGGACAACCCCTACAGCCGCCCCGTTACTACGACCAACAGCATCCTCACCAAAGCCGGAGCCTCCATAGCCCCAGTGCCTACCTAGCCGCTGGACGCGGAGGACCAGGAGGCAGCGGTCGTGACTCGAAGAGCACTATTCTCAGCGAAGAGTTCGACGACATACTAACTATAACCACTACAGATACAACTAATGCGCGCTCAATGGACAGTGATTTGGTCATCGTAGACTACACGGACGTGGACTATGCTCACTTGCTAAAGCCGCCAGCTCCGGCGGCCAAAACTTCACTTATAAATCGGTTCCTTCGCAATGTCACACAGAAGAAAATAATGGAAACCTCCATACGCAAGAACAATTTCTTTGCCGATAAATTGCGAACCGAACAGAGGCATGCTGGTTCTGATCTGTATGTGAAGGGTGCGCGGCCAAAGAACTACGAGTTGATAGATGACTTAAATGCTGAGATCGCCATGGAGATTGAGATGTGTGGCACGAATTCGCCGCGACGGGAACTAGCTATTAGTTTGGATAACGATTTCCAAGGCAACTTGTCCAATTTCGAACTTGGCATTGGGGAGATCTCAATTGATGTATTCAACGGAAAGTCCTTGCTCAATCTGAAACAATCAAATGAGCAGCTAATGAAG GCTTTCAAACTGTATACAGGCTACAGTGTAGATGGCATCATGACACCTGTACTTGTCCTACTCACTGATAAAACTCTGTATGTGGTGAATATGGATCGCAATAGTCTGTGTGTCAAGTTTGTTTTGGCCTACAAGGACTTGGATGTCATACTG ATGGGTCCTTTTGGCAACACAGTTTTGctcagcaacagcaatcgAGACATGCAGCAGGTCCTGCTCGCAGGTGGACCGTATCCAGCCGGATCCCTGGTGGCTAACCTGGAGTTGTGTGCCCGACGCAGTGGATCCACTCTGCCTGCAGTTGGTCAGCTGACTCTAGAACATTTGGCTCCACTGCAGGCTTTTGTGCGTGCCAACAGCTGTGTTGGCGGAGCAGAACATTGGATGTTCTATGCAGTGGTTAATGTGCCAGCTGGAGGGTCAATGAGAGTCGAATCGCCAAGCGAACTTCTGGGACCTTCAATGAAGGGATTCCTCATGCATCGACGACTTAGGCAGACGATCAGCACTTCAGCAGCGAACAGAATATTTTGGCAACCAGGATACTTTTTACTGAA AGCTGGCGTATTGTATATGTTCAACGATTCCACCCAAAGGCTTCCCAGCTGGGCCATGGCCCTCGCCGAGTGTCAGGGCGCCCGGCGAACTGTGAAGTCAGAGCGCCCCCACTGCTTCGAGATAACGCTGAAGGGCGAAGTCCTGCAAATGGCTGCGCCCGACGAGTATGTGGCCTCCGAGTGGCTTCAGGCTCTTTTGCAATCAGCCAGTGGC CTTCTGGTTCAAGAGGAGAAGCACAAAACCCTTGGATGCACGTTGATCGTCACGGAAAACCATTTAATAACCCTGCGTGAAGACTTTTCGGCTCCTCTACGAAAAATAAGCCAGCAGGCGGATAACAATGCAGCCGTTCAGGAAAATAAAGAATCCTTGCTTGAGGAGGATGTGCTCAGTGTTTTTGAAACCAGTAGCTTG ATGGGTTCCACCATTAGTACTCCAACCCGTGGTACTCAACATTCATATTCCTCGTTGAGCTCCACGCCCActaagcaaacaaacgaaGCTGCAGCTCCTAAAGAGATTGTAGCATCGCCTGAAAAGTCGCAAAGAATGACCAGTGTTTACGGAAAGAACTCTGGCTTAGCCATACTAACTTGTGCGGACATCAAAGAGATGACTGGCATTAAGATAACCTCGCGGAGCGAGACTTGGTGGTGCATTCTGGAGTTCTCCTGCCAGGAGGCACCCTTGGAAAACCAGGACGATTTGGTTATATTCTTTGCCAGCAGCATGGAAATGCAACGTTTCCTGCGGTTGCTAGAGCAGCTTTGGCAGTCTAAGAAT AACGATCTATTTCCAATAACCATACTAGACGACGGTGACTCTCTGGCCGAGCAGTATAATAAACTCTATATGGACACAAATAGGGCCTGGGAGCCTTTGCTATCAGCTGCGCTGGGTTAA